The Candidatus Coatesbacteria bacterium genome contains a region encoding:
- a CDS encoding tetratricopeptide repeat protein — protein MKLPRRRGVYIRENPDPTPERVFKVRHLERYVITMPSHFRTFTVTAITALLALGACAPDGQAGDPTINELAERVSAAPADAELRLEFGTAFMLQDPPDYQQAADQFAEAARLRPDWAEAHYNHGVALAELDRYAEAEKAFKSAIALAPEFAPAWSNLGLIHHLHHRFAEARNCYLRALKLEPGYYEAAFNLGCTYEELRKMPEALDAYATAIELEPDKLPAYVNSARLYFIAGRYETALERLTRADELKPGDPAILYNIYRCHKALGADELADEYYRTAVNLDPRYAELPIETSGFIPLGTTAEAEEPEATE, from the coding sequence TTGAAACTCCCCCGCCGCCGGGGCGTATATATACGCGAGAACCCCGACCCGACGCCGGAGCGCGTCTTTAAGGTCCGACACCTCGAGCGCTACGTCATCACTATGCCATCACACTTCCGCACGTTCACGGTTACAGCGATCACCGCCCTGCTCGCGCTGGGCGCCTGCGCTCCCGACGGCCAGGCCGGCGATCCGACCATCAACGAGCTAGCCGAACGGGTCTCGGCCGCTCCCGCCGACGCCGAGCTGCGCCTCGAGTTCGGCACGGCCTTCATGCTCCAGGACCCCCCGGACTACCAGCAGGCGGCCGATCAGTTCGCCGAGGCCGCCCGCCTGCGGCCCGACTGGGCCGAAGCCCACTACAACCACGGCGTCGCCCTGGCCGAGCTGGACCGCTACGCCGAGGCCGAAAAGGCCTTCAAGAGCGCCATCGCCCTGGCGCCGGAGTTCGCACCGGCCTGGAGCAACCTGGGCCTGATCCACCATCTCCATCACCGTTTCGCCGAGGCCCGCAACTGCTACCTGCGCGCTCTCAAGCTCGAGCCCGGGTACTACGAGGCCGCCTTCAACCTCGGCTGCACCTACGAAGAGCTGCGCAAGATGCCCGAGGCCCTCGACGCCTACGCCACGGCGATCGAGTTGGAGCCGGACAAGCTGCCCGCCTACGTCAACTCCGCCCGCCTGTACTTCATCGCCGGGCGCTATGAGACCGCCCTGGAACGGCTGACGCGGGCCGACGAACTCAAGCCCGGCGATCCGGCGATCCTCTACAACATCTACCGCTGCCACAAGGCTCTCGGCGCCGACGAGCTGGCCGACGAATACTACCGGACCGCCGTCAACCTCGACCCCCGCTACGCCGAGCTGCCGATCGAGACCAGCGGCTTCATCCCCCTGGGGACGACCGCAGAGGCCGAGGAGCCCGAAGCGACGGAGTGA
- a CDS encoding aminotransferase class I/II-fold pyridoxal phosphate-dependent enzyme: MAGKPSRRLDAVEPYIFAEIAARRTAAAARGLEIIDLGRGGPDYPPHLEAMEELAVEAADPANYGYTSYAGSPDFQRAVADWYERHFAVRPAGTVPLSGSKGGLSRVFMALCDPGDTVILPEPAFPSYRSAAVLAGLEIHPLVLRPQNGWRPLLTEIPDDVAERARLLYLNYPTNPTGATVERGDLEGVVAWAAEHDVLIVYDNAYNLLVFDGPPLSILSLPGAAEVALEFHTLSKAYGMAGLRAAYACGQSTALDALRKIELYHQAGLFGPALDACSVALDQGDDYVAGNVEILRRRRELVSGRLDAMGWEHTSPGGAAYFFLRLDGDGDDSAFCRELLDTRGVVLTPGSAFGAAGAGWVRLALTRPAAELETALERIARFRDEHGA; encoded by the coding sequence TTGGCCGGTAAACCCTCGCGACGGCTGGACGCCGTCGAACCCTACATCTTCGCCGAAATCGCCGCCCGGCGGACCGCTGCGGCCGCCCGGGGCCTGGAGATCATCGACCTGGGCCGCGGCGGACCCGACTACCCCCCGCACCTCGAGGCGATGGAGGAGCTGGCCGTCGAGGCCGCCGATCCGGCTAACTACGGCTACACCTCCTACGCCGGCTCGCCGGACTTCCAGCGCGCCGTCGCCGACTGGTACGAGCGGCACTTCGCCGTCCGGCCCGCCGGAACCGTCCCGCTTTCGGGCTCCAAGGGCGGCCTCTCCCGCGTGTTCATGGCCCTCTGCGATCCCGGCGACACCGTCATCCTGCCCGAGCCCGCCTTCCCCTCCTACCGCAGCGCCGCCGTGCTGGCCGGCCTGGAGATCCATCCCCTGGTCCTGCGGCCGCAGAACGGCTGGCGGCCGCTGCTGACGGAGATCCCCGACGACGTCGCCGAGCGGGCCCGGCTGCTCTACCTCAACTATCCCACCAACCCCACCGGCGCCACCGTCGAGCGCGGCGACCTGGAGGGCGTCGTCGCCTGGGCCGCCGAACACGACGTCCTCATCGTTTACGACAACGCCTACAACCTGCTGGTCTTCGACGGTCCGCCGCTGTCCATCCTCAGCCTGCCCGGCGCCGCCGAGGTCGCCCTCGAGTTTCACACCCTGAGCAAGGCCTACGGCATGGCCGGGCTGCGGGCGGCCTACGCCTGCGGGCAGTCCACGGCCCTGGACGCCCTGCGCAAGATCGAGCTCTACCACCAGGCCGGGCTGTTCGGTCCCGCCCTGGACGCCTGCAGCGTGGCCCTCGACCAGGGCGACGACTACGTCGCCGGCAACGTCGAAATCCTGCGCCGCCGCCGCGAATTGGTCAGCGGCCGGCTCGACGCCATGGGCTGGGAACACACCTCGCCCGGCGGCGCGGCCTACTTCTTCCTCCGTCTGGACGGCGACGGCGACGACAGCGCTTTCTGCCGCGAGCTCCTCGACACCCGGGGCGTCGTGCTGACCCCGGGCTCGGCCTTCGGCGCCGCCGGCGCCGGTTGGGTCCGCCTGGCCCTGACCCGGCCCGCCGCCGAACTCGAAACGGCCCTGGAGCGCATCGCCCGCTTTCGCGACGAGCACGGCGCATGA